In Aedes albopictus strain Foshan chromosome 3, AalbF5, whole genome shotgun sequence, the following are encoded in one genomic region:
- the LOC109397053 gene encoding intraflagellar transport protein 74 homolog: MDDFNNNNNNSSSRSSSERPTSRRGGGGMNTGGAGGIFSNSFNDSSSPSPIGILRPGTAMKAPSAVRGGTASRLTATNVLSANSSASTQRIGTALGNAGNRMTDRPITQHGISGLSTSYGRIGTATGNRQVKDKRYWQAVLQSKIQEISQETEKLMKEKKFLDREKSARKLYEKRVKDSAKELTKLQSTLTSMNIALDNCSSGMTRQQLQNETLALRERNEHIQEQLEIVFKQRQIKDTENRELEAEAEKEKNKINEMIFSLPDADQQKYREYQALSESLRQQNTIYHNQISELEKQKDRLNTIIMNSQTRTEAHRLKSKLKELVAKRNQMRDEENNRLSPAQEREKLINEVRSNNQALSSIGKQLKIIEDQLNEKKEMLQQIDQDLEEGNSERHIKYKELKKRDEVMSAFMDSFQQSLAVEKQNVESLKNQITYAIEQITMQGINTKSLGSDKLESSGFTAKNDLNSHSGLIKEYKKLSIQLKQLQILEKRTINQLSGLRQEETEALSNIQKYSNLEVPRSEATVKMSELSGVLQELEDKKRVTENVVDEARKRNQEIKINLKSNETYRQISHLEDKLVDLIKENKSLQGVVEQLQKECDYSAVKDEAEQLLDDHNNLLCTESNNNVVGNRLA; the protein is encoded by the exons ATGGATGatttcaacaacaataacaataactcCTCATCGCGGTCATCGTCGGAACGTCCGACATCGCGTCGTGGCGGCGGTGGCATGAACACCGGTGGCGCCGGAGGAATTTTCTCAAACTCCTTCAACGATTCGTCCTCGCCAAGTCCGATCGGGATCCTGAGACCGGGAACGGCCATGAA AGCACCATCGGCCGTCCGGGGAGGTACCGCGAGCCGATTGACCGCGACCAATGTGTTGTCGGCCAATTCGTCCGCCTCGACTCAGAGAATCGGAACGGCACTGGGGAACGCCGGAAAT CGTATGACTGACCGCCCAATAACCCAACACGGAATAAGTGGCCTGTCCACTTCCTACGGTCGAATCGGAACGGCCACCGGAAACCGCCAGGTCAAAGACAAACGCTACTGGCAAGCGGTCCTGCAAAGCAAAATCCaggaaatatctcaagaaactgAAAAGCTCATgaaggagaagaaattcctggaccgtGAGAAATCCGCTCGCAAACTGTACGAGAAGCGTGTCAAAGATTCCGCCAAGGAACTGACCAAGCTACAATCGACGCTAACATCGATGAACATCGCCCTCGATAACTGCAGCTCCGGAATGACTCGACAGCAGTTACAGAACGAAACCCTCGCCCTTCGTGAGCGCAACGAACACATTCAGGAACAGCTGGAAATCGTATTCAAGCAGCGGCAAATCAAGGACACAGAAAACCGAGAACTGGAAGCAGAGGCAGAGAAAGAAAAGAACAAAATCAACGAAATGATATTCTCGCTTCCGGACGCTGACCAACAAAAATACCGCGAATATCAAGCCCTGTCGGAGAGCCTCCGACAGCAAAACACAATCTACCACAACCAGATCAGTGAGCTTGAGAAGCAAAAGGATCGACTCAACACGATCATCATGAACTCACAGACGCGCACAGAAGCGCATCGTCTAAAATCAAAGCTCAAGGAACTGGTAGCGAAGCGTAATCAAATGCGCGACGAGGAGAACAATCGCTTGTCGCCGGCACAGGAGCGCGAGAAACTGATCAATGAGGTTCGTTCGAACAACCAGGCGCTATCGAGCATCGGGAAACAGTTGAAGATCATCGAGGATCAACTGAACGAAAAGAAAGAAATGCTGCAACAGATTGATCAGGATTTGGAGGAAGGCAACTCCGAGCGACACATCAAGTACAAGGAGCTGAAGAAGCGGGATGAAGTTATGTCCGCTTTCATGGATTCGTTCCAGCAAAGTCTAGCCGTTGAAAAGCAAA ATGTTGAATCTCTCAAAAATCAGATTACATACGCCATCGAACAAATCACTATGCAAGGAATCAACACAAAATCGCTGGGATCAGATAAATTGGAGAGCTCCGGTTTCACCGCTAAAAATGATCTCAACTCGCACTCCGGATTGATCAAGGAGTACAAGAAGCTGAGCATTCAGCTGAAGCAGCTGCAGATTCTTGAGAAACGTACCATCAACCAGCTGAGTGGTCTACGTCAGGAAGAAACGGAAGCTCTGAGCAACATACAGAAGTATAGCAACCTGGAGGTCCCGCGATCGGAGGCAACCGTTAAGATGAGCGAGCTGTCCGGGGTGCTGCAAGAGTTGGAAGACAAGAAACGGGTCACGGAGAATGTGGTGGACGAGGCACGTAAGCGTAACCAGGAGATCAAGATCAACCTGAAGAGTAACGAAACGTACAGGCAGATTTCACACCTGGAGGATAAGCTCGTCGATTTGATCAAGGAGAACAAATCGCTGCAGGGCGTTGTTGAGCAGTTGCAGAAG gaATGTGACTACTCGGCTGTAAAAGATGAGGCAGAGCAACTGTTGGATGACCATAACAACTTGTTATGCACAGAATCCAACAACAACGTTGTTGGAAATCGTTTAGCTTAG
- the LOC134289609 gene encoding LOW QUALITY PROTEIN: uncharacterized protein K02A2.6-like (The sequence of the model RefSeq protein was modified relative to this genomic sequence to represent the inferred CDS: inserted 1 base in 1 codon) has translation MPDADLKNAILQLTNLIARQQHQIEAQQQQIENLGIRGHPGSGSEKIIESLASGIQDFQYDPDGGVFFDGWYARYEDVITKDGQSLDDAARVRLLLRKLSTPLHEKYVNTILPNHPRDFTLDETVTKLKKLFGRQKSVFHSLYQCLQYAKSDADDFTSYAAMVNKHCEAFQLSKLTPDQFKALRFVCGLQSPRDADIRTRLISKLEADETAVNEQGEAASKVTLENLVEECHRVANLKQDTLMVENKEARNVNIVSRKPKNPVKNPKIPKTPCWKCGDQHYVRECPFASHTCSRCKQLGHKEGYCSSNKPTPSKPFKQTKPRENVKTRSIHTVRNVGSKRKFIPVELNGTTVKLQHDSASDITIISEDTWNSIGQPPTQPTEESAVTASGGNLNLLAEFQTEITIRNVTKTGRIFISDNAELNVLGIETMDLFDLWSVPISSLVNVVHQRPDQQPDEYVSQLKQHFPEVFRSTLGRCTKAQVKLYLKPDARPSYCPKRPVAYAALPKVDEELERLQNNGIISPVRFSDWAAPIVAKRXNISVRVCGDYSTGLNDALECDRHPLPHPDDLFAELAGARYFTHLDLSDAYLQVEVEEESRKLLTVNTHRGLFQYNRLPPGVKSAPGAFQRIIDSMVAGIPGVKPYLDDILIAGRTKEEHDRNLYAVLNRIREYGFHLRLEKCRFVLSQIEFLGHIVDKDGIRPDPSKTDAISKMQPPKDVQQLRSYLGAVNYYGRFVKQMKKLRAPLDNLLKKDARWNWTNECQQSFEQFKAILLSDLLLTHYDPSKEIIVAADASKYGLGAVIMHRFPTGEVKAIAHASRSLTPAEMNYGQVEKEALALIFAVTRFHKMLYGRHFLLQTDHQPLLKVFGSKKGIPVYTANRLQRWALTLLLYDFDIKHVSTTNFGYADFLSRMMSTQRRPDEDYVIAAVNVESEAKAILEDTISNLPVTHQMIVAETRKDPVLQQVVNFLKEGWPAQPKQIADPDVKKYFARRDGLQVVDDCIMFGDRIVVPLKFRKRIVRQLHRGHPGMDRMKSLARSYIYWPNVDDDVTQFVQECTACAEAAKSPTKASLESWPLAVKPWQRVHIDFAGPIDGYYYFVIVDAYSKWPEIFRTRSITTTATLDLLRETFSRFGNPDTLVSDNGTQFTSVQFQQYCRENGITHLRTAPYHPQSNGQAERFVDSLKRGLKKLSKGEGSPTLEHLQTFLSVYRSTPNRNTPQSTSPAEAFLGRPVRTTLDLLKKPAPEAPGAKNLKQNEQFNRRHGAIKRDFEEDDLVYVEQHFRNTKSWMPGRVIERKGSVHYIVSLENNGRPKLVRAHVNQMRPRYDTAVPEPTTQLPWEVLLDEVQLQATAVLADPEEQPDIVEALVPVVTPPPVLEEAAGPVQATSGIPPIEDDEAPTVPPPVSSEPVEGYLRRSVRESRIPRWLSSYDIF, from the exons GGCAGAAGTCGGTCTTTCATTCCCTTTACCAATGCCTGCAGTACGCAAAAAGTGACGCGGATGACTTCACCTCGTATGCTGCCATGGTGAACAAACACTGTGAAGCGTTTCAACTCTCCAAGCTCACCCCGGATCAATTCAAGGCGCTCCGTTTCGTCTGTGGACTCCAATCGCCACGGGATGCGGACATCCGAACAAGATTGATCTCGAAGCTGGAAGCCGACGAAACCGCAGTCAACGAACAAGGAGAAGCGGCCAGCAAGGTCACCCTGGAGAACCTCGTGGAAGAATGCCATCGCGTGGCCAACCTCAAACAGGACACACTGATGGTGGAGAACAAGGAAGCACGCAACGTCAACATTGTCTCCCGCAAGCCGAAGAATCCTGTGAAAAATCCGAAAATCCCCAAAACGCCCTGCTGGAAGTGTGGTGACCAGCACTACGTACGCGAGTGTCCATTCGCTTCGCACACCTGTTCCAGATGCAAGCAGCTAGGACACAAGGAGGGGTACTGTTCAAGCAACAAGCCTACGCCCTCGAAGCCATTCAAGCAGACGAAACCCAGAGAGAACGTGAAGACGAGGAGCATCCACACCGTTCGAAACGTTGGAAGCAAGCGGAAGTTCATCCCGGTCGAGCTCAACGGTACAACAGTCAAGCTCCAGCACGACTCGGCGTCCGACATCACCATTATCTCCGAAGATACTTGGAACAGCATCGGACAGCCACCCACTCAACCGACGGAGGAATCTGCAGTAACAGCTTCTGGTGGCAACCTGAACCTTCTCGCCGAGTTCCAAACCGAGATCACCATCAGGAATGTGACCAAAACCGGTCGCATCTTCATCTCGGACAACGCTGAACTCAACGTTCTTGGAATCGAGACTATGGATCTATTCGATCTGTGGTCTGTGCCGATCAGCAGCTTGGTCAACGTCGTACACCAACGTCCCGACCAACAACCCGATGAATACGTGAGTCAACTCAAGCAACACTTCCCGGAGGTTTTCCGAAGCACGCTGGGTAGGTGCACTAAAGCGCAAGTGAAGCTGTACCTGAAGCCTGATGCACGTCCTTCCTATTGCCCGAAGCGACCCGTGGCGTACGCTGCGCTCCCCAAGGTAGATGAAGAACTCGAAAGGCTCCAGAACAACGGTATCATTTCTCCGGTTCGATTCTCGGACTGGGCAGCTCCAATAGTCGCAAAGC ACAACATTTCGGTCCGTGTGTGTGGTGATTATTCGACGGGGTTGAACGACGCGCTGGAATGTGACCGCCACCCACTGCCTCATCCTGACGACCTCTTTGCGGAACTGGCTGGAGCACGTTACTTCACACACCTCGACTTGTCTGACGCTTACCTGCAGGTCGAGGTCGAGGAGGAATCGCGGAAGCTACTCACGGTCAACACCCACCGTGGCCTATTCCAGTACAACCGATTACCCCCTGGAGTCAAGTCGGCACCCGGCGCTTTCCAGCGCATCATCGACAGCATGGTGGCCGGCATCCCTGGAGTCAAGCCGTATCTGGACGACATCCTCATCGCTGGTCGGACCAAGGAGGAACATGACCGCAATCTCTACGCCGTTCTCAACCGTATACGTGAGTATGGTTTCCACTTACGTCTCGAAAAGTGTCGTTTCGTACTCTCCCAGATCGAGTTCCTCGGACATATCGTGGACAAAGATGGCATCCGCCCGGACCCTTCCAAAACTGATGCCATTTCGAAGATGCAACCTCCGAAGGACGTTCAGCAGCTCCGTTCCTACCTCGGTGCTGTGAACTACTATGGTCGATTCGTGAAGCAGATGAAGAAACTCCGGGCCCCTCTGGACAACCTGCTCAAGAAAGATGCCCGTTGGAATTGGACCAACGAATGCCAACAATCCTTCGAGCAGTTCAAGGCCATTCTACTCTCCGATCTGCTGCTCACCCACTATGACCCATCCAAGGAGATCATCGTCGCAGCAGATGCATCGAAGTACGGCCTTGGCGCAGTCATCATGCATCGGTTCCCGACCGGTGAAGTGAAGGCAATCGCTCATGCCTCTCGCTCACTGACCCCGGCAGAGATGAACTACGGACAAGTGGAAAAGGAAGCATTGGCCCTTATTTTCGCTGTCACTCGCTTCCACAAGATGCTGTACGGACGCCACTTTCTCCTGCAGACCGATCACCAACCGCTCCTCAAGGTTTTCGGTTCCAAGAAGGGTATTCCTGTTTACACCGCGAATCGATTGCAGCGTTGGGCCTTGACACTCCTGCTGTATGATTTCGACATCAAGCACGTTTCAACGACAAACTTCGGCTATGCGGATTTCCTTTCGCGGATGATGTCAACACAACGAAGGCCGGATGAAGATTACGTGATAGCCGCCGTAAACGTCGAATCCGAAGCGAAAGCAATACTCGAAGACACCATCAGCAACCTCCCAGTCACGCACCAGATGATtgtggctgaaacacgaaaggaccCAGTTCTCCAGCAAGTGGTGAACTTCCTCAAGGAGGGTTGGCCGGCCCAACCGAAGCAAATCGCAGATCCAGATGTCAAGAAGTACTTCGCAAGACGAGATGGACTTCAAGTTGTCGACGACTGCATCATGTTCGGCGATCGAATCGTCGTTCCCCTCAAGTTTCGTAAGCGGATTGTTCGACAATTGCATCGTGGACACCCAGGAATGGACCGGATGAAGTCTCTGGCCCGAAGCTACATCTACTGGCCGAATGTGGATGACGACGTGACGCAGTTCGTTCAAGAGTGCACAGCGTGCGCTGAAGCAGCAAAGTCTCCGACAAAAGCAAGCCTGGAGTCGTGGCCGCTTGCAGTCAAGCCGTGGCAACGCGTCCACATTGATTTCGCTGGCCCAATCGACGGTTATTACTATTTCGTCATCGTGGATGCCTACTCGAAGTGGCCTGAAATTTTTCGCACCCGTTCCATCACCACAACTGCAACCCTGGATCTGCTACGTGAGACGTTTTCCCGTTTCGGCAACCCGGACACTCTGGTCTCGGACAACGGCACGCAATTCACCAGCGTGCAGTTTCAGCAGTATTGCCGTGAAAATGGTATCACCCACCTCCGCACTGCTCCCTACCATCCGCAGTCCAATGGTCAAGCGGAACGATTCGTTGACTCCCTCAAGCGCGGTCTCAAGAAGCTGAGCAAGGGGGAAGGCTCACCCACACTGGAGCACCTGCAGACATTCCTCTCGGTGTATCGCTCAACTCCAAATCGAAACACACCGCAATCGACGTCTCCTGCAGAAGCGTTCCTCGGAAGACCAGTACGCACCACTTTGGACCTCTTGAAGAAGCCTGCTCCTGAAGCCCCAGGTGCCAAGAACCTCAAGCAGAATGAGCAGTTCAATCGCCGGCATGGAGCAATCAAGCGCGACTTCGAAGAAGATGACCTGGTGTACGTTGAACAGCATTTCCGGAATACCAAGTCATGGATGCCAGGTCGAGTCATCGAACGGAAAGGTTCTGTTCATTACATTGTGTCGCTGGAAAACAACGGAAGACCGAAGCTGGTTAGAGCGCATGTCAACCAAATGCGCCCTCGCTACGATACCGCCGTTCCAGAACCAACGACGCAGCTACCGTGGGAAGTCTTGCTCGATGAAGTACAGCTACAAGCTACAGCGGTACTGGCTGATCCCGAAGAACAGCCTGATATTGTCGAAGCTCTTGTTCCTGTTGTCACCCCGCCACCGGTCTTGGAAGAAGCTGCTGGTCCGGTACAAGCTACGTCTGGCATTCCGCCGATTGAAGATGATGAAGCTCCGACCGTACCACCGCCGGTCTCATCGGAACCAGTTGAAGGATATCTGCGACGTTCTGTACGAGAATCAAGAATTCCAAGATGGCTGTCGTCCTACGACATATTCTAA